A stretch of the Balearica regulorum gibbericeps isolate bBalReg1 chromosome 25, bBalReg1.pri, whole genome shotgun sequence genome encodes the following:
- the C25H1orf116 gene encoding specifically androgen-regulated gene protein isoform X1: MPKKELGLGMAGCNSGSCDSMVSTASNHSQHSDNSYDYLSVEEKECLMFLEETIGSLDAEADSGVSTDETDYVEPSKLPGTWSKRDSGPRDLENGAPSLSVGQQHAAEQKSGKNISALSNSVPAAVPSPGYYSLPRSITVANAQRANGASDSKATVRTVEDPVPVGKYSQEMAKEDGLDQANTRSQMKSQGSLIIQPPDPFQDDLVSHEWSRSNRSDAKRETAKETKTWTSWGQPEKSLLEVASQDPDAKRGPPTAPKPRKLPPNIILKTSKNSPVPLATEPSQKVKAPPPSSAGSQPGFPSDIAAEKANSGHLDRKEREKARREALEKLGLSHDRKETSTHLQPTTHPHPREMLFPVPGEPEARCGAAERSVPAIRQMNFKSNTLERSGVGLSSYMASTKEQSVKTSSSLGKMSFIERLAPSFLRSSRPRPASLGAGKDFAGLKESGQVEQEKSSKRRSHPLQNFPRPPRSCVSVTISPKGTTDENRREALKKLGLLKE; the protein is encoded by the exons ATGCCCAagaaggagctggggctggggatggcTGGCTGCAACTCTGGCAGCTGCGACAGCATGGTCAGCACGGCTTCCAACCACTCGCAACAC agtgATAACAGTTATGACTACTTAtctgtggaagagaaagagTGTTTGATGTTCTTAGAAGAAACTATTGGCTCACTGGATGCAGAAGCAGACAGCGGGGTCTCTACCGATGAGACTGACTACGTGGAGCCCTCCAAGCTGCCCGGGACGTGGTCCAAGAGAGACTCCGGTCCCCGGG ATTTGGAAAATGGGGCTCCCTCTCTGAGTGTAGGTCAGCAGCATGCAGCCGAACAGAAGAGTGGCAAGAACATCTCTGCCCTTTCAAACTCCGTTCCAGCAGCGGTTCCAAGCCCAGGCTATTACAGTCTTCCAAGGAGCATCACTGTAGCAAACGCACAAAGAGCAAACGGAGCTTCTGACAGCAAAGCGACTGTCCGCACAGTGGAGGACCCGGTGCCAGTAGGTAAATATTCACAGGAGATGGCCAAGGAGGACGGGCTTGACCAAGCCAACACAAGAAGCCAGATGAAGTCCCAGGGATCTTTGATTATCCAGCCTCCAGATCCCTTCCAGGATGACCTGGTGAGCCACGAGTGGTCACGTAGCAATCGCTCAGATGCCAAGAGGGAAACAGCCAAAGAGACCAAGACCTGGACTTCATGGGGCCAGCCAGAGAAATCCCTGTTGGAAGTGGCCTCTCAGGACCCAGATGCCAAGCGTGGGCCTCCAACTGCCCCCAAACCGCGGAAGTTGCCACCAAATATTATcctgaaaaccagcaaaaacaGCCCAGTGCCACTTGCCACAGAGCCCAGCCAGAAGGTAAAAGCACCACCGCCATCCTCAGCTGGCTCTCAGCCCGGCTTTCCCAGTGACATCGCTGCTGAAAAGGCAAATTCGGGGCACCTCGACCgcaaggagagggagaaagccCGGCGGGAGGCATTGGAGAAGCTTGGACTGTCGCACGACAGGAAGGAGACCAGCACCCACCTTCAACCTACCACGCATCCCCATCCGAGGGAGATGCTGTTCCCCGTCCCTGGGGAGCCCGAGGCACGCTGCGGGGCAGCGGAGAGATCAGTGCCTGCTATCCGGCAGATGAACTTCAAATCCAACACCCTGGAGCGTTCCGGCGTGGGGCTGAGCAGCTACATGGCCAGCACCAAGGAGCAGAGCGTCAAgaccagcagctccctgggcaAGATGTCCTTCATCGAGCGGCTCGCCCCGAGCTTCCTCAGGAGCAGCCGCCCCCGGCCAGCATCCCTCGGGGCAGGGAAGGACTTTGCTGGTCTGAAGGAGTCCGGGCAGgtggagcaggagaagagcagcaagCGGCGATCCCACCCGCTGCAGAACTTCCCCAGGCCCCCCCGCTCCTGTGTCAGTGTGACAATTTCCCCCAAGGGCACGACTGATGAGAACCGGCGAGAGGCACTGAAGAAGCTCGGTCTGCTGAAGGAATAG
- the C25H1orf116 gene encoding specifically androgen-regulated gene protein isoform X2, translating into MFLEETIGSLDAEADSGVSTDETDYVEPSKLPGTWSKRDSGPRDLENGAPSLSVGQQHAAEQKSGKNISALSNSVPAAVPSPGYYSLPRSITVANAQRANGASDSKATVRTVEDPVPVGKYSQEMAKEDGLDQANTRSQMKSQGSLIIQPPDPFQDDLVSHEWSRSNRSDAKRETAKETKTWTSWGQPEKSLLEVASQDPDAKRGPPTAPKPRKLPPNIILKTSKNSPVPLATEPSQKVKAPPPSSAGSQPGFPSDIAAEKANSGHLDRKEREKARREALEKLGLSHDRKETSTHLQPTTHPHPREMLFPVPGEPEARCGAAERSVPAIRQMNFKSNTLERSGVGLSSYMASTKEQSVKTSSSLGKMSFIERLAPSFLRSSRPRPASLGAGKDFAGLKESGQVEQEKSSKRRSHPLQNFPRPPRSCVSVTISPKGTTDENRREALKKLGLLKE; encoded by the exons ATGTTCTTAGAAGAAACTATTGGCTCACTGGATGCAGAAGCAGACAGCGGGGTCTCTACCGATGAGACTGACTACGTGGAGCCCTCCAAGCTGCCCGGGACGTGGTCCAAGAGAGACTCCGGTCCCCGGG ATTTGGAAAATGGGGCTCCCTCTCTGAGTGTAGGTCAGCAGCATGCAGCCGAACAGAAGAGTGGCAAGAACATCTCTGCCCTTTCAAACTCCGTTCCAGCAGCGGTTCCAAGCCCAGGCTATTACAGTCTTCCAAGGAGCATCACTGTAGCAAACGCACAAAGAGCAAACGGAGCTTCTGACAGCAAAGCGACTGTCCGCACAGTGGAGGACCCGGTGCCAGTAGGTAAATATTCACAGGAGATGGCCAAGGAGGACGGGCTTGACCAAGCCAACACAAGAAGCCAGATGAAGTCCCAGGGATCTTTGATTATCCAGCCTCCAGATCCCTTCCAGGATGACCTGGTGAGCCACGAGTGGTCACGTAGCAATCGCTCAGATGCCAAGAGGGAAACAGCCAAAGAGACCAAGACCTGGACTTCATGGGGCCAGCCAGAGAAATCCCTGTTGGAAGTGGCCTCTCAGGACCCAGATGCCAAGCGTGGGCCTCCAACTGCCCCCAAACCGCGGAAGTTGCCACCAAATATTATcctgaaaaccagcaaaaacaGCCCAGTGCCACTTGCCACAGAGCCCAGCCAGAAGGTAAAAGCACCACCGCCATCCTCAGCTGGCTCTCAGCCCGGCTTTCCCAGTGACATCGCTGCTGAAAAGGCAAATTCGGGGCACCTCGACCgcaaggagagggagaaagccCGGCGGGAGGCATTGGAGAAGCTTGGACTGTCGCACGACAGGAAGGAGACCAGCACCCACCTTCAACCTACCACGCATCCCCATCCGAGGGAGATGCTGTTCCCCGTCCCTGGGGAGCCCGAGGCACGCTGCGGGGCAGCGGAGAGATCAGTGCCTGCTATCCGGCAGATGAACTTCAAATCCAACACCCTGGAGCGTTCCGGCGTGGGGCTGAGCAGCTACATGGCCAGCACCAAGGAGCAGAGCGTCAAgaccagcagctccctgggcaAGATGTCCTTCATCGAGCGGCTCGCCCCGAGCTTCCTCAGGAGCAGCCGCCCCCGGCCAGCATCCCTCGGGGCAGGGAAGGACTTTGCTGGTCTGAAGGAGTCCGGGCAGgtggagcaggagaagagcagcaagCGGCGATCCCACCCGCTGCAGAACTTCCCCAGGCCCCCCCGCTCCTGTGTCAGTGTGACAATTTCCCCCAAGGGCACGACTGATGAGAACCGGCGAGAGGCACTGAAGAAGCTCGGTCTGCTGAAGGAATAG